In Deinococcus cellulosilyticus NBRC 106333 = KACC 11606, a genomic segment contains:
- a CDS encoding sensor histidine kinase — MKLRPPHPSEGRFSLRDSLLRSFLKVNLTLLGVLFLLLSLPPLGQRLFAESSEAHLKRLMKEARPIVQVLRELPRKQQMQVLEWLEPNQLSLDQRSRGSRELSMDIYSIDVSFFAGQDQVSLLEDGKVVWSQLLTPGDAPAGWPGQMQQGNAISTVNLSAWRERIKNMPDWLLNCSAGHTWITPLGEGRHLAITTLHVRKEWLGISSVVMYLLVLLGWFILMALPATLGALLVSGFFARREARTLSRPIEDLSNAAQKMASGDLHLQVPLSGPAELRQLGHDLSSLGESLSCTLQDLQNTLGQQRAFLQDISHDLRTPLSHVLAFSEDLSDRLEGSPLEQKITIIHHEAQALQRMLDDLFDLMRMESPAFRLHLETLNVGEVVQHSVEAFHQQARGQGVGLHAKLPEGPVLLHLDRVRLQQVLGHLLSNSLQHTPEKGHITVTLSEQDRWVTLMVRDTGRGIPAEHLPHVFERFYRAEPAAGGRHAGLGLTLCQQLVQQMGGTVSLKSTPGAGTEVTVNFPAARMKEVFTGTRQQPSDPPPSG; from the coding sequence ATGAAACTGCGGCCACCCCACCCTTCAGAGGGCAGGTTCTCCCTGAGGGACTCCCTGCTCAGGTCCTTTCTGAAAGTGAACCTCACCTTGCTGGGGGTGCTTTTCCTCTTGTTGAGCCTGCCCCCGCTGGGCCAGCGTCTCTTTGCGGAGTCCAGCGAAGCACACCTGAAACGCCTGATGAAAGAGGCCCGTCCTATCGTGCAGGTGTTGCGGGAACTTCCCAGAAAGCAGCAAATGCAGGTGCTGGAGTGGCTGGAACCCAACCAGTTGAGCCTGGACCAGAGGTCACGCGGCTCCAGGGAACTCAGCATGGACATCTACAGCATCGATGTCTCGTTCTTTGCTGGGCAGGACCAGGTGAGCCTGCTGGAAGATGGCAAGGTGGTGTGGAGCCAGCTCCTCACGCCCGGAGATGCCCCTGCAGGCTGGCCTGGGCAGATGCAGCAAGGGAATGCCATCAGCACCGTGAACCTCTCAGCCTGGCGTGAACGCATCAAAAACATGCCCGACTGGCTGCTGAACTGCAGCGCGGGACACACCTGGATCACCCCTCTGGGAGAAGGCCGGCACCTGGCCATCACCACCTTGCATGTGCGCAAGGAATGGCTGGGGATCAGTTCGGTGGTGATGTACCTGCTGGTGTTGCTGGGCTGGTTCATCCTGATGGCCCTCCCGGCCACCCTGGGGGCACTGCTGGTGTCGGGTTTCTTTGCGCGCCGTGAAGCCAGAACCCTCAGTCGGCCCATCGAGGACCTCTCAAATGCGGCCCAGAAGATGGCCTCTGGAGATCTGCATTTGCAGGTGCCGCTTTCCGGACCTGCAGAATTGCGGCAACTGGGTCACGACCTCTCTTCACTGGGGGAAAGCCTGTCTTGCACCCTGCAGGACCTGCAAAACACCCTCGGGCAGCAGCGGGCGTTTCTGCAGGACATCTCCCATGATCTGCGCACCCCCCTCAGTCACGTGCTGGCCTTCAGCGAGGACCTCAGTGACCGTCTGGAGGGGAGCCCTCTGGAGCAGAAAATCACCATCATCCACCACGAGGCACAGGCCCTTCAGCGCATGCTGGATGACCTGTTTGACCTGATGCGCATGGAAAGCCCTGCCTTTCGTCTGCACCTCGAAACCCTGAATGTGGGGGAGGTCGTGCAACACTCTGTGGAAGCGTTTCACCAGCAGGCCAGGGGCCAGGGGGTGGGCCTGCATGCGAAGCTGCCTGAGGGTCCGGTGCTGCTGCACCTCGACCGGGTGCGTTTGCAGCAGGTGCTGGGTCACCTGCTGTCCAACAGTTTGCAGCACACCCCCGAAAAAGGCCACATCACCGTGACCCTCTCTGAACAAGACAGATGGGTGACCTTGATGGTGCGAGACACTGGACGGGGCATTCCTGCAGAGCACCTCCCCCATGTGTTTGAACGTTTCTACCGGGCAGAGCCTGCAGCAGGCGGACGGCATGCAGGACTTGGCCTCACCCTGTGCCAGCAGCTCGTGCAGCAGATGGGTGGCACCGTTTCCCTGAAAAGCACCCCTGGAGCGGGCACCGAGGTGACGGTCAACTTCCCTGCAGCCCGCATGAAAGAAGTCTTCACAGGGACGCGCCAGCAACCATCAGACCCACCTCCTTCTGGGTGA
- a CDS encoding Ig-like domain-containing protein, producing MKSMQVYVLVSSVLALAACNPTTPAGPATSVVVSEAPGFKINAQTQLTATLKDKDGKVTSGNVTWTSSNPDVAVVDGQGRVTAKNFGTVKITATVNGISDSTNDTKTYGLRVLGGSSNTGQTAFMYKFRTRTGQKPANPTAPYRIDGPASWDDGVFTSNLTLNNASTSYYTRLITSKGVPIPAVTGAYKFTLTVDGETYTDTFNVNINNKLPAITGVTAKALSFSQVLVTWNDVPGAESYLLRIYNVTDNKILSFAYVDDSLNDREVTFTNLTLDASKVYEIELTAFTRTPDSDHFEDVLTGDFHYSQIEQTIVMP from the coding sequence ATGAAATCAATGCAAGTGTATGTTCTGGTGTCCTCTGTGCTCGCCCTCGCCGCTTGCAATCCCACCACACCTGCAGGCCCAGCAACTTCCGTGGTGGTGAGTGAAGCACCCGGATTCAAAATCAATGCACAAACCCAGTTGACCGCAACCCTCAAAGACAAAGACGGCAAGGTCACCTCCGGGAACGTCACCTGGACCTCCAGCAACCCGGATGTTGCTGTGGTGGACGGCCAGGGCAGGGTCACCGCCAAAAACTTCGGCACCGTCAAAATCACCGCCACCGTCAATGGAATCAGTGACAGCACCAACGACACCAAAACCTACGGTCTGCGCGTCCTTGGTGGCAGCAGCAACACCGGACAGACCGCCTTCATGTACAAATTCCGCACCCGTACTGGACAGAAGCCTGCGAACCCGACGGCACCCTATCGCATCGATGGACCCGCAAGCTGGGATGATGGCGTCTTCACCAGCAACCTGACCCTCAACAATGCCTCCACCTCTTACTACACCCGCCTGATCACCAGTAAAGGGGTGCCGATCCCCGCGGTGACCGGAGCTTACAAATTCACCCTCACCGTGGATGGTGAAACCTACACAGACACCTTCAACGTGAACATCAACAACAAACTTCCAGCCATCACCGGGGTGACCGCAAAAGCTCTGAGCTTCAGTCAGGTTCTGGTCACCTGGAACGATGTGCCGGGAGCAGAATCCTACCTGCTGCGCATCTACAATGTCACCGACAACAAAATCCTGTCCTTTGCGTATGTGGATGACAGCCTGAACGACAGGGAAGTGACTTTCACCAACCTGACCCTGGATGCCAGCAAAGTCTACGAAATTGAACTCACGGCCTTCACCAGAACCCCGGATTCTGACCATTTTGAGGACGTGCTCACGGGAGATTTCCATTACTCCCAGATCGAACAGACCATCGTGATGCCCTGA
- a CDS encoding response regulator transcription factor, protein MKGISVTAKMWGVKVLIIDDEQKLGGLLAENLQEFGLEVKVWPTGEGALEQFHLFKPDLVVLDVMLPGVDGFTLCRKIRQESLTPIIMLTSRSAENDRIVGLELGADDYVVKPFSLRELVARVRTQLRRQEALRQVQASPGRRLSVLDCTVDLDGRTVQVKGAPVEVTRREFELLHCLMEHPGRVFTRNQLIERVWGGQFEGFDRSVDALVRRLKEHLGKGALLSGAIVAVRGVGYKLQP, encoded by the coding sequence ATGAAAGGCATTTCTGTGACCGCTAAGATGTGGGGCGTGAAGGTCCTGATCATTGACGATGAACAAAAATTGGGCGGTTTGCTCGCTGAAAACCTGCAGGAATTCGGGCTTGAAGTGAAAGTGTGGCCCACCGGGGAAGGTGCCCTGGAACAGTTTCACCTGTTCAAACCAGATCTGGTGGTGCTGGATGTGATGCTGCCCGGTGTGGATGGTTTCACCCTGTGCCGCAAGATCCGGCAGGAGAGCCTCACCCCGATCATCATGCTGACCTCCAGAAGCGCGGAGAATGACCGCATTGTGGGACTGGAGCTCGGAGCGGACGATTACGTGGTGAAACCTTTCTCCCTCCGGGAACTGGTGGCCCGGGTGCGCACGCAACTCAGAAGACAAGAAGCCCTGCGGCAGGTGCAGGCTTCACCGGGCAGGAGGCTCAGTGTGCTGGACTGCACCGTGGACCTCGATGGGCGCACTGTGCAGGTGAAGGGTGCGCCTGTGGAGGTGACCCGAAGGGAGTTCGAGTTGCTGCACTGCCTGATGGAGCACCCCGGACGGGTGTTCACCCGCAACCAGTTGATCGAGCGGGTGTGGGGCGGGCAGTTTGAAGGTTTTGACCGCAGTGTCGACGCTCTGGTGAGGCGCCTCAAAGAGCACCTCGGCAAAGGCGCCCTGCTGTCCGGTGCGATTGTGGCGGTGCGCGGCGTGGGGTACAAACTCCAGCCATGA
- a CDS encoding DMT family transporter gives MNRAWLDLALAGVLEVVFTVALKLSSLHPPRHPLVLSWREGLAMLAAYLSFHLLSRALRHVPLGTAYLIWTGLGAAGTVLVGWVFFGEALSAARVGCIVVLLVAMMGLKTTSS, from the coding sequence ATGAACAGGGCCTGGCTGGATCTGGCCCTGGCCGGGGTGCTGGAGGTGGTGTTCACGGTGGCCCTGAAACTGTCCAGCCTGCACCCCCCCAGGCACCCCCTGGTGCTCTCCTGGAGGGAAGGTCTGGCCATGCTGGCCGCCTACCTGAGTTTTCACCTGCTGTCCCGGGCCTTGAGGCATGTTCCACTGGGCACCGCGTACCTGATCTGGACGGGTCTGGGTGCGGCAGGCACCGTGCTGGTCGGCTGGGTGTTTTTTGGTGAAGCCCTTTCTGCTGCCCGGGTGGGGTGCATTGTGGTCTTGCTGGTCGCCATGATGGGACTGAAAACCACTTCCAGTTGA
- a CDS encoding DMT family transporter: MAWMQLMLAGVLETLATTFLKLSDGQKHLIPTVLFYLFMLCSVLLMAHTLQKLPMGTAYAVWTGVGAVGTTLVGTLWFGERCRGRRVFFLLLAATALVGLRLLP; the protein is encoded by the coding sequence ATGGCATGGATGCAATTGATGCTGGCCGGGGTTCTGGAGACCCTCGCCACCACCTTCCTCAAACTTTCAGACGGGCAAAAGCACCTGATTCCGACAGTGCTGTTCTACCTTTTCATGCTGTGCAGTGTGCTTTTGATGGCCCACACCCTGCAGAAATTGCCGATGGGCACCGCGTACGCCGTGTGGACCGGGGTGGGAGCCGTGGGCACCACCCTGGTGGGCACCTTGTGGTTCGGTGAACGCTGCAGGGGTCGCCGGGTTTTCTTTCTTTTGCTGGCAGCCACCGCACTGGTCGGCCTGAGGCTGTTGCCATGA
- a CDS encoding M15 family metallopeptidase, with protein sequence MNERAPHPHTRLVRTGLLAVLVAFLSAPTGWFSPPWTTPVPSEAPESTSPSSPGLHQDPSSEAEGVVHGHLTLFDGRHPAVVRLRPQLRSALREAAADAAEEGVTFGVNSGWRSRKYQHQLLEEAISRYGSEREAARWVATADTSPHVSGEAVDLGPASAALWLSRHGSRYGLCQIYQNEPWHFELRPQAKTMGCPPMYADPTHDPRMP encoded by the coding sequence ATGAATGAACGCGCCCCACACCCCCACACCCGTCTGGTCCGAACAGGGCTTCTTGCTGTCCTGGTGGCTTTCCTCTCGGCGCCCACAGGATGGTTTTCTCCACCATGGACCACTCCCGTTCCGTCAGAGGCTCCTGAATCCACCTCCCCATCCTCCCCCGGGCTCCACCAGGACCCCTCCAGTGAAGCAGAGGGGGTGGTGCACGGGCACCTGACCCTGTTTGATGGACGTCATCCTGCCGTCGTGAGGCTTCGCCCACAACTGCGCTCTGCACTCCGCGAGGCAGCCGCAGATGCCGCTGAAGAAGGGGTCACTTTTGGGGTGAACAGTGGATGGCGGTCCCGCAAGTACCAGCACCAGTTGCTTGAGGAGGCCATCAGCAGGTACGGATCAGAAAGGGAAGCTGCACGCTGGGTGGCCACAGCAGACACCTCCCCCCACGTCTCAGGCGAGGCCGTGGACCTCGGGCCTGCCTCTGCTGCCCTCTGGCTTTCAAGGCACGGCAGCAGGTACGGGCTGTGCCAGATCTACCAGAATGAACCCTGGCATTTTGAGCTGCGCCCACAGGCGAAAACCATGGGCTGCCCACCCATGTATGCCGATCCCACACATGACCCCAGGATGCCGTGA
- a CDS encoding response regulator transcription factor, whose protein sequence is MRVLIVEDEAYLAEAIQQGLRLEAIAADIALDGNTALELLAVNMYDILILDRDIPGPSGDDIARRVVKSGSGLPILMLTAATRLDDKASGFELGADDYLTKPFELKELVLRLRALNRRRAHSRPPVQEMLGVRLDPFRREVYREGRYVPLTRKQFAVLEALMLAQGGVVSAEELLHRAWDEGADPFTNAVRITVSALRKRLGQPSLIQTVPGVGYRIHRGADAEGAEVDGE, encoded by the coding sequence ATGCGAGTGCTGATCGTCGAGGACGAAGCTTACCTGGCAGAGGCCATCCAGCAGGGCCTGCGTCTGGAGGCCATCGCTGCCGACATTGCCCTGGATGGGAACACGGCCCTGGAGCTGCTGGCCGTGAACATGTATGACATCCTGATTCTGGACCGAGACATTCCCGGTCCTTCCGGGGATGACATCGCCAGACGTGTGGTGAAATCCGGAAGTGGCCTGCCGATCCTGATGCTCACTGCTGCCACCCGACTGGACGACAAGGCGTCAGGGTTTGAACTCGGGGCTGATGACTACCTCACCAAGCCGTTTGAGCTGAAAGAACTGGTGCTCAGGCTCCGCGCCCTGAACCGCAGGCGTGCTCACAGCAGGCCCCCGGTGCAGGAGATGCTGGGTGTGAGGCTTGATCCATTTCGCCGGGAGGTGTACCGCGAGGGCCGCTACGTTCCATTGACCCGCAAGCAGTTTGCAGTGCTTGAGGCGCTCATGCTGGCCCAGGGCGGGGTGGTCAGTGCCGAGGAACTCCTGCACAGGGCCTGGGATGAGGGTGCCGATCCTTTCACCAATGCGGTGCGCATCACGGTTTCCGCCCTGCGCAAGCGGCTTGGGCAGCCCTCTTTGATCCAGACGGTGCCCGGGGTGGGTTACCGCATCCACAGGGGAGCAGACGCAGAAGGTGCGGAAGTGGATGGTGAATAG